Genomic window (Oryza sativa Japonica Group chromosome 3, ASM3414082v1):
AAACTTAAAAGATACacatttagggtgtgtttagttcacgccaaaattaaaagtttgattgaaattttagggtgtgtttagttcacgccaaaattggaagtttgattgaaattgaaacgatgtgatggaaaagttggaagtttgtgtgtatagaaaagttttgatctgatggaaaagttagaagtttgaagaaaaagttgggaactaaaccagaccTTACTAAATGtattaaggccgtgtttagttcacccccaacttccaactttccatcacaccacatcacatccaaaactttcaacttttttttccaaacttccaacttttttcaggaactaaacacagcttaAAGCTGGTCCAAAAATTGACATGGCATGCCACATAAATGCTGGCATGGCATCCCTAAATTGTGACAAGTGAACCCTACTAATGAAATTTCTTTTTcattctctttctctctctcttcttttctccgCTTCCTTAGGTTTAGGCTTAATGTGGTAGCTTGAGCACACAACGACGTCCATGTCAAGCTCAATGGCTGCAGCTACGGGTGAGCTCACCCTCCCTAAGTGCAAGCAATCCAGCATAGGCTAAGCCTCGGCTCTAGCTATCACTAGTCGAGCTCCTTTGCTTGAGCTCTACCACTGCTACCGCCGCTCTGCTCCTCCACTTTCATCTCTCTTTGTGACTCCTCTCTAGTTATCACCAATACATAggagcaccacctccacctcctcttcgagcaccacctccacctcctcttcaACCTCTCAGGAGCCACCCTACCCTTTGCCGCCTCAATTGCTGTCGGAGGATGAGCCAGGGTGGAAACCCTAGTTCTACTACCAATGCTTAAGTCCTTAAATCCGTCGTGTTCACTCCACCTCCCAACAAATTGAAGGTATTATTGGAATCCCCGTGTCTAGTACATCATTTTTCTAAAACCTTCTCGGCCAATTGACTCCCGAAACTCGCTAGAGCCAATCCTTCTCACCTAGCCTTTGGTTTAGCCACGTGGTGTCCTTATGCCGTGTTACCACTTCTGGCCACCCTGCCCAAGCAAGATCATTCACCAGTTCTGACTCAGCCACTCCTGTCACCTCGAGCTTGGTCGCACCCACCACTGGGTCAACTTTATCCATATCCATCTAAGCAAAGCCTACCACCGGGCACCTTCTCGCCCTACTGATCCTTCCTTGAGCTTGTGTCATCGAACTCAAGGTGGCCTAGACCAGCGAGGCATGAGGATGATGGCACCATAttagaggaagaagagggaaaaaaacaagcgtgaaaaagaaaacaaaaggggAAACTTTTGCAGGACAGCCCCACTTTGTCTATGGGTGTAGGATTGGGGAAGGTGCCATGTCAGCGTCCGTGTGGCACACCACGTTGGATTTTGGACTAATGTTGGTACCAAGTTTAGAAGTATaaacatataatttttaaatttataaatcTATATGACACATATATACAGGTATTAAATCTAAGGACTCTTTGTGTATTTTACTCTTTAGAAATTATCAACTCAACTCAACGGTGTGTTTAAACTTTAACTATTGATAAATTTTAGATTGTTGGATTATGAACGAATGCTGTGTTTATATTTGAAGCGCATTTAAACACCACTCACACCATCGCACGCACTCACAAGGTCCCGGCAATGTCGTCGGTCATGTGCAATGGCAAGTACCCGATCGTCTCTTGGTGTAGATCAAGCCGCACATGCATTAATTAACCGTGTTCTTCTTTCTAAATTTGTGTTTGTTTAATAGGGTGATTTTGTGTTTGTTTGCTAAGGGTGGTTTTGTCTTACTGAACGGCTGTATTTCTAACGTAAGACAATGACCATGTATATTTAACGTTGATTTCTAATTGGTGATGACCAGCCTTGCCGGTTTCCACTACCTAATCTTGGTTTTATAGTGCAGATAATGCAGCCTTGTTTTGACTGCAAGTGCGGTCAGTTTTAATAAAGACCAATGAATAAAAAGGTGCCTCCACATAACTAAAGACTTGCATTGGCCAACAGATTTATTGAAATTTGGTCATGACCCGCACATAAACCATTCTTCACAAGCTTAATGCGAGtcataagaaagaaaaaaagctaTAAAATGTGTAGCTTGGCGCTATTTGTCTACCTACATTTCATGGACTACTCAATAGTTTTTTTGCATTTGGCCCTAGTGCGGCGGCTGACGGTGCAATATTTTCTCCAAGGACTCTAATTAACTAGTACTATTATAATCGGATGGAAGATTGTTCAAGAAAAATCCAAATATTCAATGTTAGGTTCTAGTGCCTCTCATGCACATGCCAAATAATGCATTGCCTGAGAGCTACTCGTAATGATTCCTTTTCTTAATCCCTAAAGAGTACTTCATCGAAAAGAAATAGTATAGAACTGATCATTTCCCAACTATATTTTGAACTGGATATATTTAAGATCATTATCTATGAAATCTCATGAGATTTGAAAGTATATGAACACGGACGCCCCAGCGGCACGGCAGCTGTGCCTTCTTCTGCATTTCTCTTGTTTATTTTGCCGATGGCATCGCGGAGCCACAACCATACAATTTTCTATCACTTGGCTCCTACTTGTTAATCGTGTAGTTCATTGTGACCACACTTTTACCCTTATTTATTTCTGTTCATCAGGATTGTGACAACATATTTTAGTCTGTAACCAACTAAATTAGCGGGCAATTTACTAGTAGCATACTATATGCAGGTCAATGAATAAGCCAAGATCTGGATGTCAATAGCATGCATCCCCCTTCTCCTATCTTGCTATGGACCAATAGCAAGTCGTTACCTGTCCTGTTTCTAGAAGGAGTCAATTAGAAAATGCCACTGGTTTTTCTCTCGGTCCTCATAGTGTTTGTAAATAGTTAAGTTCCAAGAGGAGGACGTGGGGAGTAACCActccatatataaaaaaaggtgGAGAACTGGAGATGTATAGTTCTGAATTTTTGGAGATGGGTAAAAGTCAGAGCTCAGCTAAGCAGGTCTTATTCAGCAACAGCACAATAAActatctcatccttatgtgagTACGTGTTTCCTTCTCTCTGAATTCATTGACCACGTACTAGTATTtatgatccatccatccatccatctatctatctatctatctatctatctatctatctatctatctatttatctatcaAATTTATGATCTACTATCAATCTATCCTGGCTATAGTATATTCATGGTGCATTGCCATCAGCATTTTCACTTGCAATTttactaccaaaaaaaaaagcacatttACTGCTTCAGGCTTGCAGTGCCACTTGATGCATCAACTGGCTGCTATCATCGTGATGCATTCATCAACTGGCCGCTATCATCGTGATGCACATAACGTCTGTACTGCCAATCTCTACAAAAATATCCCCAGTGGCCGGGCAATGCATCCGCCCAGTTGCCACGCGCCCCTTTTAACTAAGACCCCTATTGGAGGCAAAGCACAGTACATCACTGGTGAGATCATTTTCCGGGTCCTAAATTAGGCGAAAAGCGGGAGATTCCTTGCTGCCTCAACTTGTCCTGCAGCATGTGCAGGTCTTTAAAAAAACCATCGATATGCGTTAGGTATCAGCTAATCTCCCTCCCCAAGCAACGAGACGATTCCTGCCTCTGGCTTTGTGAGGCAAAGGAAAGAATCAGGTCAAGTCCAACTAGTTTATAATTAATCAATTATCTAAGCAATCACCAACGCACCGGGGCAGGCTTCCATTCTGGCCAAGATTTGTGAACTGGTCCGGCCGATTATATAATCAATTTGCCCGAGTTCCAATCAAAGCAATTAATTAACCATTTAATCGCCCCAAGTTGCTAGATCGATGACAGTGCTTAGTCCTTAAAAAAACGGGGTGACACATCATTTTGAGGCCACTTGTAGCTCCTATGTGTGTCCGGGGCCTTTGAAGAAGCTGCAAAGAAATTTCTCAAGTCGCCCCGTCGGTGCGCGGGAGCACGTGACAGCGATACGGGGAGAGGAGAAGATAATCTTTGCATCGTTTTTGGTCTTCAGCTTAGAGAGCGGTGGTGGTTTTTATATGGTGATAAGGGCCTCAATTATGGAGCTCTTTGATGTTTTAAGCTAAAAAGGGGTGCCCTAGTTTGGTACGCTTCTGAATTAAGGCTCCCTTGGCCTTCAGTTTCAGGCTCACCCTAGCATTTCTCTCTCCGGGTgtgtctctctctttctttctctctggAAACAATGTCTCCTGTGCCGAGTCCGCATCAATCACACCATCTAGGCCATGGCTCAAGGTAGCTAAAAACTATTACTGGTCTTTTGGTTTTTGATCTTTATAAGAGAGTGGTGATGATAGTGCAGGGGGGATTCAATTGGAGTAGAAGTTGATATGTTTCTGAAAAAAACTTGCAGGAAAGAGAAGCGCATGAGGAAGGTGGATACCTTTGCGCCGCACAACGACGGCCACCAGTGGAGGAAGTACGGCGAGAAGAAGATAAACAACTGTAATTTCCCCAGGTTCGGATGAAAGATGATATATTTGCAGTATATTTCCTCATTTCTGGTATCTGCATCTGTATATCTTCTGGAAAGAGTGGGCATCTGTTCATTCTTGTCAACCTTGTCCTCTCCTGCAAACAATAAGAAATTTATCAGTTAGACACCTTTCTGTGATGATACTTAGATGCTCTTCTCATTCTACCCACCCAAATCGACCACAAAGAGATGTGTTGCAACAAATAGTCGTAGAAAACTGAACCCTTTTCTTGTTCATTTCACTCAAACTGTTGTCTCGCCTGTCTCATTGCAGATACTACTACAGATGCACCTATAAAGATAACATGAATTGCCCAGCAACGAAGCAGATTCAGCAGAAAGATTATAGTGATCCACCATTGTACTCAGTCACCTACTACAATGAGCATACATGTAATAGTGCTTTTCTTCCTCTTAGCCCCTCAGAGTTCCAGCTGCAGACTGCATCTGGGAAGGCAGTCTCCATCTGCTTTGAATCATCTGGGGCTCAAGAACCAATGACCAATGCCAGCTCACCTTCTTCAAGCGCAGCACGGCGTAGCACACCTTCAGAGAACAAGAATCAGCCTCTTCCACGGCATTCGGAAGCCTATTC
Coding sequences:
- the LOC4332680 gene encoding WRKY DNA-binding transcription factor 70, with the protein product MSPVPSPHQSHHLGHGSRKEKRMRKVDTFAPHNDGHQWRKYGEKKINNCNFPRYYYRCTYKDNMNCPATKQIQQKDYSDPPLYSVTYYNEHTCNSAFLPLSPSEFQLQTASGKAVSICFESSGAQEPMTNASSPSSSAARRSTPSENKNQPLPRHSEAYSWGVGVVEQKPSCTELQSCSTECQDAFSAGTIPEETVDAGRFGSIRFFHFL